Proteins encoded together in one Microbacterium sp. ABRD28 window:
- the sepF gene encoding cell division protein SepF: MSNPLKKTMVYLGLADEEEVYEEPTSQPAARQKPQAVEKAAPITPIHRPAVVRQPAPTAVSEILTVHPKQYRDAQVIAENFRDGIPVIINLSQMSDADARRLIDFASGLSLGLYGRIERVTSKVFLLSPENVAVSGDGAIAHADPEAVPFS, from the coding sequence ATGTCGAACCCGCTCAAGAAGACCATGGTGTACCTGGGCCTCGCCGACGAGGAAGAGGTCTACGAGGAGCCCACGTCGCAGCCCGCTGCTCGGCAGAAGCCGCAGGCGGTCGAGAAGGCCGCGCCCATCACCCCGATCCACCGCCCGGCCGTCGTCCGTCAGCCCGCGCCGACCGCGGTGAGCGAGATCCTGACCGTGCACCCCAAGCAGTACCGCGACGCACAGGTGATCGCCGAGAACTTCCGCGACGGGATCCCCGTGATCATCAACCTGTCGCAGATGTCCGATGCCGATGCGCGCCGCCTCATCGACTTCGCCAGCGGCCTGTCGCTGGGTCTGTACGGGCGAATCGAGCGCGTCACCAGCAAGGTCTTCCTGCTCTCGCCGGAGAACGTCGCCGTGTCCGGGGATGGTGCCATCGCGCACGCGGACCCGGAAGCCGTGCCCTTCTCGTAG
- the dnaE gene encoding DNA polymerase III subunit alpha, with the protein MASDSFVHLHVHSEYSMLDGAAKIGAMTQAAADYGMPAIAVTDHGNTFAAFEFYNAAKAAGIKPIIGLEAYVTPGTHRSDKSRVQWGTPEQRSDDVSGSGAYTHMTMWSQSTEGMHNLFRLSSLSSMEGYYFKPRMDRELLETYGKGLIATTGCPSGEVQTRLRLGQYDAARAAAAEFQDIFGRENYFAEIMDHGLSIERRVMTDLIRISKDLGIPLVATNDSHYTHQHEADAHAALLCVQSGSTLDDPNRFKFDGDGYYVKTAQEMRQIFREHPEACDNTLLIAERCEVEFNTSANYMPRFPVPDGETEDSWLVKEVEKGLHYRYPNGIPDNVRKQAEYETGIILQMGFPGYFLVVADFINWAKDNGIRVGPGRGSGAGSMVAYAMRITDLDPLEHGLIFERFLNPDRVSMPDFDVDFDDRRRGEVIDYVTEKYGSERVAQIVTYGTIKSKQALKDAGRVLGFPFSMGERLTKAMPPAVMGKDMPLSGMYDAQHPRFKEASEFRALIDTDPEAKTVFDRALGLEGLKRQWGVHAAGVIMSSEPLLDIIPIMRREQDGQIVTQFDYPSCEALGLIKMDFLGLRNLTIISDALDNIRMNRGEELDLEHLALDDTAAYELLTRGDTLGVFQLDGGPMRSLLRLLKPDNFEDVSAVIALYRPGPMGANSHINYALRKNGQQEVTPIHPELEEPLKDILDISYGLIIYQEQVMAIAQKVAGFSLGQADILRRAMGKKKKSELDKQYEGFSGGMKERGYGESAIKALWDILLPFSDYAFNKAHSAAYGLVSYWTAYLKAHYPAEYMAALLTSVGDSKDKMAVYLNECRRMGIKVLPPDVGESIRYFAAVGEDIRFGLGAVRNVGANVVDAIVAARQEARFTSFHDFLSKVPVPVANKRTVESLIKAGAFDSLGATRRALMEIHEDATEQAVLDKRREANGEVGFDFDSLWDEPQQVQKVPDRPEWTKKDKLAFEREMLGLYVSDHPLAGLEIPLAKHASLSIHDLLASEDIADGEQVTVAGLVTSVQHRVAKSSGNPYGMITVEDFDGEVTVMFMGKTYTEFQSMLQADSILVVRGRVSRRDDGMNLHAVSAFVPDLGAVDAAGPLVLLVPEHRATETVVTELAQVLTRHRGDTEVTLRLHKGGVAKVFEVPLPVTVTADLYGELKGLLGPQCLG; encoded by the coding sequence GTGGCATCCGACTCCTTCGTTCACCTGCACGTGCACAGCGAGTACTCGATGCTCGACGGGGCGGCCAAGATCGGCGCCATGACGCAGGCGGCGGCCGATTACGGCATGCCGGCCATCGCCGTCACCGACCACGGCAACACCTTCGCCGCGTTCGAGTTCTACAACGCCGCCAAGGCGGCGGGCATCAAGCCGATCATCGGTCTCGAGGCCTACGTCACCCCCGGCACGCACCGCAGCGACAAATCCCGCGTGCAGTGGGGCACCCCCGAGCAGCGCAGCGACGATGTCTCCGGCTCCGGCGCGTACACCCACATGACGATGTGGAGTCAGAGCACCGAGGGCATGCACAATCTCTTCCGGCTCAGCTCGTTGTCGAGCATGGAGGGGTACTACTTCAAGCCGCGTATGGACCGGGAACTGCTCGAGACCTACGGCAAGGGACTGATCGCGACGACGGGGTGCCCGTCGGGCGAGGTGCAGACGCGACTGCGTCTCGGCCAGTACGACGCCGCGCGGGCGGCGGCCGCGGAGTTCCAGGACATCTTCGGCAGGGAGAACTACTTCGCCGAGATCATGGATCACGGTCTCTCCATCGAGCGGCGGGTGATGACCGATCTGATCCGCATCTCGAAGGATCTCGGCATCCCGCTGGTGGCGACCAACGACTCCCACTACACCCACCAGCACGAGGCCGACGCGCACGCGGCGCTGCTGTGCGTGCAGTCGGGATCGACCCTCGACGACCCCAACCGGTTCAAGTTCGACGGCGACGGGTACTACGTCAAGACGGCGCAGGAGATGCGGCAGATCTTCCGCGAGCACCCGGAGGCGTGCGACAACACGCTCCTCATCGCCGAGCGATGCGAGGTCGAGTTCAACACGAGCGCCAACTACATGCCGCGCTTCCCCGTGCCCGACGGTGAGACCGAGGACAGCTGGCTGGTCAAGGAGGTCGAGAAAGGCCTCCATTACCGGTACCCGAACGGCATCCCGGACAACGTCCGCAAGCAGGCCGAGTACGAGACCGGAATCATCCTGCAGATGGGGTTCCCCGGCTACTTCCTGGTCGTCGCCGACTTCATCAACTGGGCCAAGGACAACGGCATCCGCGTGGGTCCCGGCCGCGGTTCCGGCGCGGGGTCGATGGTCGCCTACGCCATGCGCATCACCGACCTCGACCCGCTCGAGCACGGCCTGATCTTCGAGCGCTTCCTCAACCCCGACCGCGTCTCGATGCCCGACTTCGATGTCGACTTCGACGACCGGCGCCGCGGCGAGGTGATCGACTACGTCACCGAGAAGTACGGCTCCGAGCGGGTCGCGCAGATCGTGACGTACGGCACCATCAAGTCCAAGCAGGCTCTGAAGGACGCGGGCCGGGTGCTGGGCTTCCCGTTCAGCATGGGGGAGCGGCTGACCAAGGCCATGCCGCCGGCGGTCATGGGAAAGGACATGCCGCTGAGCGGGATGTACGACGCCCAGCATCCGCGCTTCAAAGAGGCCAGCGAGTTCCGCGCCCTCATCGACACCGATCCCGAGGCCAAGACGGTCTTCGACCGGGCTCTCGGGCTCGAGGGGCTGAAGCGTCAGTGGGGCGTTCACGCCGCGGGCGTCATCATGTCGTCGGAGCCCCTGCTCGACATCATCCCGATCATGCGCCGCGAGCAGGACGGGCAGATCGTCACGCAGTTCGACTATCCGTCGTGCGAAGCCCTGGGTCTGATCAAGATGGACTTCCTCGGGCTGCGCAACCTCACGATCATCTCGGACGCGCTCGACAACATCCGGATGAACCGGGGCGAGGAGCTCGACCTCGAGCACCTGGCGCTCGACGACACAGCGGCGTACGAGCTGCTCACCCGTGGCGACACCCTCGGCGTGTTCCAGCTCGACGGTGGTCCGATGCGCTCGCTGCTGCGACTTCTCAAGCCCGACAACTTCGAAGACGTGTCGGCCGTCATCGCGCTCTACCGACCCGGCCCCATGGGTGCGAACTCCCACATCAACTACGCCCTCCGCAAGAACGGTCAGCAGGAGGTCACGCCGATCCACCCCGAGCTCGAGGAGCCGCTCAAAGACATCCTCGACATCAGCTACGGCCTGATCATCTATCAGGAGCAGGTCATGGCGATCGCGCAGAAGGTGGCGGGCTTCTCGCTCGGCCAGGCGGACATTCTCCGCCGCGCGATGGGGAAGAAGAAGAAGTCCGAGCTCGACAAGCAGTACGAGGGCTTCTCGGGTGGGATGAAGGAGCGGGGCTACGGCGAGTCGGCGATCAAGGCGCTGTGGGACATCCTGCTGCCCTTCTCGGACTACGCGTTCAACAAAGCGCACTCGGCTGCGTACGGACTGGTGTCCTACTGGACGGCGTACCTGAAGGCCCATTATCCGGCTGAGTACATGGCGGCGCTCCTGACGAGCGTGGGCGACTCCAAGGACAAGATGGCCGTCTACCTCAACGAGTGCCGACGCATGGGCATCAAGGTGCTGCCGCCGGACGTGGGGGAGTCGATCCGCTACTTCGCGGCCGTCGGCGAAGACATCCGCTTCGGACTGGGCGCGGTGCGCAACGTCGGGGCTAACGTGGTCGACGCCATCGTCGCGGCCCGCCAGGAGGCGCGCTTCACGTCCTTCCACGACTTCCTGTCGAAGGTTCCCGTGCCCGTCGCCAACAAACGGACCGTCGAGTCGCTGATCAAGGCGGGCGCGTTCGACTCGCTCGGGGCGACACGCCGTGCGCTGATGGAGATCCATGAGGATGCCACCGAGCAGGCCGTCCTCGACAAGCGGCGTGAGGCCAACGGCGAGGTCGGATTCGACTTCGATTCCCTGTGGGACGAACCGCAGCAGGTGCAGAAGGTGCCCGACCGGCCGGAGTGGACCAAGAAGGACAAGCTGGCCTTCGAGCGCGAGATGCTCGGGCTCTACGTCTCCGACCACCCGCTCGCGGGGTTGGAGATCCCGCTGGCCAAGCACGCCTCGCTGTCGATCCACGACCTGTTGGCCTCGGAGGACATCGCCGACGGCGAGCAGGTGACCGTCGCCGGTCTCGTCACGAGCGTGCAACACCGGGTCGCCAAGTCCAGCGGCAATCCGTACGGCATGATCACCGTCGAGGACTTCGATGGTGAGGTCACCGTCATGTTCATGGGCAAGACCTACACCGAGTTCCAGTCGATGCTCCAGGCCGACTCGATCCTCGTGGTCCGCGGACGCGTATCGCGACGCGATGACGGCATGAATCTGCACGCCGTCTCGGCCTTCGTACCCGATCTCGGGGCGGTGGACGCGGCCGGTCCGCTCGTTCTCCTCGTTCCCGAGCATCGGGCGACCGAAACGGTGGTGACCGAACTCGCTCAGGTGCTGACTCGTCACCGCGGCGACACCGAGGTGACTCTGCGTCTGCATAAGGGCGGTGTGGCCAAGGTGTTCGAGGTCCCGCTGCCGGTGACGGTGACCGCCGACCTGTACGGCGAGTTGAAAGGTCTTCTCGGGCCCCAGTGTCTCGGGTGA
- a CDS encoding GNAT family N-acetyltransferase, with amino-acid sequence MAIQVRPATVFDDIRTMVGPKKPTSNVCWCLGYRIPGTENRGLRGVARGERVRELLSAGPPGVLAYDSGEVVGWAAVHPRADTSFATNRKIPHVDEKDVWSVWCIRVRPGFRGRGISHALLDGAVRFARESGAPAIEGYPVDNRGARVDLTMAYVGTRALFERAGFVHAADTTSVLNGFPRVLMRRDLS; translated from the coding sequence ATGGCCATCCAGGTGAGACCGGCGACGGTGTTCGATGACATCCGCACCATGGTCGGTCCGAAGAAGCCGACGTCCAACGTTTGCTGGTGCCTCGGCTACCGCATCCCCGGTACCGAGAATCGCGGGTTGCGCGGCGTCGCACGCGGCGAGAGAGTGCGAGAGCTGCTCTCCGCCGGGCCACCGGGCGTGCTGGCCTACGACAGCGGGGAGGTGGTGGGCTGGGCAGCCGTGCATCCCCGCGCCGACACGTCGTTCGCCACGAACCGGAAGATCCCCCACGTGGATGAGAAGGATGTGTGGAGCGTGTGGTGCATCCGGGTCAGGCCCGGCTTCCGCGGACGCGGGATCTCCCACGCACTGCTGGATGGCGCGGTCCGATTCGCGCGCGAGAGCGGTGCACCCGCGATCGAGGGATACCCCGTCGACAACCGCGGGGCGAGGGTCGACCTGACGATGGCCTACGTCGGCACCCGCGCGTTGTTCGAGCGGGCCGGTTTCGTCCACGCGGCTGACACGACGTCTGTCCTGAACGGCTTCCCGCGCGTGCTCATGCGGCGCGACCTCAGCTGA
- a CDS encoding DivIVA domain-containing protein, which yields MALTPDDVVTKQFQHVRFKEGFDPDEVDDFLDEIVVEWRKTIAENEELKAKIAALESGESAGPATVAAPVAEVPAAVSEPAPAADAGSPSAASAGIIELAQRLHDEHVAEGRAKRDQLISDAQAQATSIVSEAEARGRDEMARLEKERATLEGRISELRQFERDYRTQLRSYIEGHLRDLDASSTATGSAPVPAVGL from the coding sequence ATGGCATTGACCCCCGATGACGTCGTCACCAAGCAGTTCCAGCACGTCCGCTTCAAGGAGGGTTTCGACCCGGACGAGGTCGATGACTTCCTCGACGAGATCGTCGTCGAATGGCGCAAGACGATCGCCGAGAACGAAGAGCTGAAGGCCAAGATCGCCGCTCTCGAGTCCGGCGAGTCCGCCGGCCCGGCCACGGTCGCCGCCCCGGTTGCAGAGGTCCCCGCTGCGGTCTCCGAGCCCGCGCCCGCCGCGGACGCCGGCTCGCCGAGCGCCGCCAGCGCCGGCATCATCGAGCTCGCGCAGCGCCTGCACGACGAGCACGTCGCCGAAGGCCGCGCCAAGCGCGACCAGCTCATCTCCGACGCCCAGGCGCAGGCCACGTCGATCGTCTCCGAGGCCGAGGCCCGCGGACGCGACGAGATGGCTCGCCTCGAGAAGGAGCGCGCCACGCTCGAGGGCCGCATCAGCGAGCTGCGTCAGTTCGAGCGCGACTACCGCACGCAGCTCCGCAGCTACATCGAGGGGCACCTGCGCGACCTGGACGCGTCGTCGACCGCCACCGGCTCTGCGCCCGTGCCGGCCGTCGGCCTGTAG
- a CDS encoding NUDIX domain-containing protein has product MPTPDFVLELRRHVGTRPLPLVGVTAVIERDGAVLLGRRSDNGRLTPVTGIVDPGEEPADAARREAEEEAGVVVRAVRLAFVHQIPRITYDNGDQSDYLDLTFRCEWISGSPAPVDGEMTEVGWYPITAVEHLLDDDMAERVRRALQDGPTVFLQGR; this is encoded by the coding sequence ATGCCGACACCGGATTTCGTGCTGGAGCTGCGCCGTCACGTGGGGACCCGCCCCCTCCCCCTGGTGGGCGTGACCGCCGTGATCGAACGCGACGGCGCCGTGCTGCTCGGGCGTCGCAGCGACAACGGCCGACTCACCCCCGTCACCGGGATCGTCGACCCCGGCGAGGAGCCCGCGGATGCCGCCCGCCGTGAGGCGGAGGAGGAGGCGGGGGTCGTCGTCCGCGCGGTCCGACTCGCCTTCGTGCACCAGATCCCCCGGATCACCTACGACAACGGCGATCAGAGCGACTATCTCGACCTCACCTTCCGCTGCGAGTGGATCTCGGGCTCGCCCGCACCGGTGGACGGTGAGATGACCGAGGTCGGCTGGTACCCGATCACCGCGGTCGAGCACCTTCTCGACGACGACATGGCCGAGCGCGTCCGTCGTGCGCTCCAGGACGGTCCGACCGTCTTCCTCCAGGGGCGCTGA
- a CDS encoding YggT family protein, translated as MPVIAFIASILNAILFIYVFVLLGRLVLEWIPFFNREWRPKGVGLVLAEVVYTVTDPPIKMFRRFIPPLRVGPVALDFGFALTMLLCFILLAVTRSLTMV; from the coding sequence GTGCCCGTCATCGCGTTCATCGCTTCCATCCTCAACGCGATCCTCTTCATCTACGTCTTCGTCCTGCTCGGGCGTCTGGTGCTCGAGTGGATCCCCTTCTTCAACCGCGAGTGGCGGCCGAAGGGCGTAGGCCTGGTGCTCGCCGAGGTCGTCTACACCGTCACGGATCCGCCGATCAAGATGTTCCGGCGCTTCATCCCGCCCCTGCGGGTGGGGCCCGTCGCTCTGGATTTCGGCTTCGCACTGACGATGCTGCTCTGCTTCATCCTGCTCGCCGTCACCCGTTCGCTCACGATGGTCTGA
- a CDS encoding YggS family pyridoxal phosphate-dependent enzyme — protein MTAPATLGEPPDEDDLARRLADVDARIVDAARSSGRHPEKITRIVVTKFHPAHLVERLYGLGVRDVGENRQQELSAKHEAVGPLPGLRWHFIGQAQTNKSRAIRSAASVVHSVDRPKIADALERAAEESDPLLDVFLQVNLTDDPGRGGVAPGELIALADHTARCATLRVRGVMAVAPLDEAPAAAFERLARYAEAVRTVVPDATWLSAGMTGDFAEAIAVGATHLRIGTAITGPRPERG, from the coding sequence ATGACCGCACCTGCGACCCTCGGCGAGCCGCCGGACGAGGACGACCTCGCCCGGCGGCTCGCCGACGTGGATGCGCGCATCGTCGACGCGGCGCGCTCCTCCGGTCGTCATCCGGAGAAGATCACCCGGATCGTGGTGACCAAGTTCCATCCCGCGCATCTCGTCGAGAGGCTCTACGGGCTCGGCGTCCGGGATGTGGGAGAGAACCGTCAGCAGGAACTCTCCGCCAAGCACGAGGCCGTAGGTCCGCTGCCCGGCCTCCGCTGGCACTTCATCGGTCAGGCGCAGACCAACAAATCCCGAGCGATCCGTTCCGCGGCCTCTGTCGTGCACTCGGTGGATCGTCCGAAGATCGCCGACGCCCTCGAGCGCGCCGCCGAGGAATCCGATCCCCTGCTGGATGTTTTCCTGCAGGTCAACCTCACCGATGACCCCGGCCGCGGGGGAGTCGCCCCGGGCGAACTGATCGCGCTGGCCGACCACACCGCCCGCTGCGCCACCTTGCGCGTGCGCGGAGTCATGGCGGTCGCCCCCCTCGACGAGGCCCCCGCCGCGGCGTTCGAGCGCCTCGCGCGGTACGCCGAGGCGGTGCGCACCGTCGTTCCCGACGCGACCTGGTTGTCCGCGGGAATGACCGGAGACTTCGCCGAGGCGATCGCCGTCGGCGCGACACACCTACGCATCGGTACGGCAATCACCGGCCCGCGGCCCGAGCGCGGTTAA
- the ftsZ gene encoding cell division protein FtsZ gives MSQNQNYLAVIKVVGVGGGGVNAVNRMIELGLRGVEFIAINTDAQALLMSDADVKLDVGRELTRGLGAGADPEVGRRAAEDHAEEIEEALRGADMVFVTAGEGGGTGTGGAPVVAKIAKSIGALTIGVVTKPFSFEGRRRQSQAEAGVARLKEEVDTLIVVPNDRLLEISDRGISMVEAFATADQVLLAGVQGITDLITTPGLINLDFADVKSVMQGAGSALMGIGSARGADRAIKAAELAVESPLLEASIEGAHGVLLSIQGGSNLGIFEINDAAQLVKEAAHPEANIIFGTVIDDTLGDEVRVTVIAAGFDGGEPSLRIDPVAAARPASVPVVPAMPAVDAAREAEPERVEPKRESVAVGATLPDTGYDSAFGDDDLDIPDFLK, from the coding sequence ATGAGCCAGAACCAGAACTACCTCGCCGTGATCAAGGTGGTCGGTGTGGGTGGCGGCGGCGTGAACGCCGTCAACCGCATGATCGAGCTCGGGTTGCGCGGCGTGGAGTTCATCGCGATCAACACCGACGCCCAGGCATTGCTCATGAGCGACGCCGACGTCAAGCTCGACGTCGGACGCGAGCTCACGCGTGGGCTCGGCGCCGGCGCCGACCCCGAGGTGGGTCGTCGAGCGGCGGAGGACCACGCGGAGGAGATCGAGGAGGCCCTGCGCGGTGCCGACATGGTCTTCGTCACCGCGGGCGAGGGCGGTGGCACCGGCACCGGTGGCGCGCCGGTCGTCGCCAAGATCGCGAAGTCCATCGGAGCCCTCACCATCGGTGTGGTCACCAAGCCCTTCTCGTTCGAAGGTCGTCGTCGACAGAGCCAGGCCGAGGCCGGTGTCGCGCGGCTGAAAGAAGAGGTCGACACCCTCATCGTCGTGCCGAACGATCGTCTGCTCGAGATCAGCGACCGCGGCATCTCGATGGTGGAGGCTTTCGCCACCGCCGACCAGGTGCTCCTGGCCGGTGTGCAGGGCATCACCGACCTGATCACGACCCCGGGTCTGATCAACCTCGACTTCGCCGACGTCAAGTCGGTCATGCAGGGCGCCGGGTCGGCCCTCATGGGCATCGGCTCCGCTCGCGGCGCCGACCGCGCCATCAAAGCCGCAGAGCTCGCCGTCGAATCGCCCCTCCTCGAAGCGTCGATCGAGGGTGCGCACGGTGTGCTGCTGTCGATCCAGGGCGGGTCGAACCTCGGAATCTTCGAGATCAACGATGCCGCTCAGCTGGTGAAGGAAGCCGCGCACCCCGAGGCCAACATCATCTTCGGAACGGTCATCGACGACACCCTCGGCGACGAGGTGCGCGTCACGGTCATCGCGGCGGGATTCGACGGCGGAGAGCCGTCGCTGCGGATCGATCCGGTCGCTGCGGCCCGCCCGGCCAGTGTGCCGGTCGTGCCCGCGATGCCCGCCGTCGATGCAGCGCGGGAGGCCGAGCCGGAGCGGGTCGAGCCGAAGAGGGAGTCGGTCGCGGTAGGGGCGACTCTGCCCGACACCGGGTACGACTCGGCGTTCGGCGACGACGATCTCGACATCCCCGACTTCCTGAAGTGA
- a CDS encoding RluA family pseudouridine synthase, which translates to MESRHLPVPDGLDGTRADAALAKMLGFSRTFAVDVLDAGGARMDGRALGKSDRLRGGAWLEVEWAAKEEPRVVPMEVPDLGVVHQDDDLIVVDKPAGVAAHPSVGWEGPTVLGALAAAGVRVATTGAAERQGVVHRLDVGTSGLMVVAKTEAAYTALKRAFKEREVEKIYHAVVQGHPDPLAGTIEAPIGRHPTHSWKFAVIPSGKDSVTHYETLEAFPGASLLEIHLETGRTHQIRVHMAAHRHPCAGDPLYGADPTLSARLGLTRQWLHAHHLAFIHPATGEWVSFTSDYPADLAAALEILRGE; encoded by the coding sequence GTGGAATCGCGTCACCTCCCCGTTCCGGACGGGCTCGACGGCACCCGCGCCGACGCCGCTCTGGCGAAGATGCTGGGCTTCTCCCGCACCTTCGCGGTGGACGTCCTCGACGCCGGCGGTGCGCGGATGGACGGGCGTGCCCTGGGGAAGTCGGATCGCCTTCGCGGCGGCGCCTGGCTCGAGGTCGAATGGGCGGCCAAGGAGGAGCCCCGCGTCGTCCCGATGGAGGTCCCCGATCTCGGGGTGGTGCACCAGGACGACGACCTGATCGTCGTGGACAAGCCGGCAGGAGTCGCTGCGCATCCGTCGGTCGGCTGGGAGGGACCCACCGTCCTCGGCGCCCTCGCAGCGGCAGGTGTGCGCGTCGCGACGACGGGAGCGGCTGAGCGACAGGGCGTGGTCCACCGCTTGGATGTCGGAACGAGCGGTCTCATGGTGGTCGCCAAGACCGAGGCGGCCTACACCGCTCTCAAGCGCGCGTTCAAGGAGCGCGAGGTCGAGAAGATCTACCACGCCGTCGTGCAGGGGCATCCCGATCCGCTGGCGGGCACGATCGAGGCGCCGATCGGGCGCCACCCCACCCACTCCTGGAAGTTCGCGGTCATTCCGTCCGGCAAGGATTCCGTCACCCACTACGAGACCCTCGAGGCCTTCCCGGGCGCATCGCTGCTGGAGATCCACCTCGAGACGGGCCGGACCCATCAGATCCGCGTGCACATGGCCGCCCACCGGCATCCGTGCGCCGGGGACCCGCTGTACGGAGCCGACCCCACCCTCAGTGCGCGGCTGGGTCTGACCAGGCAGTGGCTGCACGCGCATCACCTCGCTTTCATCCACCCCGCCACGGGGGAGTGGGTCTCGTTCACGTCGGACTACCCCGCCGACCTCGCCGCAGCGCTGGAGATCCTCCGCGGCGAGTGA
- the lspA gene encoding signal peptidase II: protein MTGRTPLHRAAASIIVVILATIVLAADQFTKYLAIENLPYQEPVRILGDFLIFYLTRNPGAAFSLGEDVTWIFTIALAVVAVVIVFLALTRLRSRIWAVVLGLLLGGVLGNLTDRLLREPGFPVGHVVDFINTPWMMPAIYNVADIFIVTMMISVAALVLFGPHLDGTPQERSPRKGEPASADPASRSERAAD from the coding sequence TTGACCGGTCGAACCCCGCTTCACCGGGCGGCGGCCAGCATCATCGTCGTGATCCTCGCGACGATCGTGCTGGCCGCCGACCAGTTCACGAAGTACCTCGCCATCGAGAACCTGCCCTACCAGGAGCCGGTCCGGATCCTCGGCGACTTCCTGATCTTCTACCTCACCCGCAACCCCGGGGCCGCGTTCTCCCTCGGTGAGGACGTCACCTGGATCTTCACGATCGCCCTGGCGGTGGTGGCGGTCGTGATCGTGTTCCTCGCCCTCACCCGCCTGCGCTCGCGCATCTGGGCGGTCGTCCTGGGGCTTCTCCTCGGCGGCGTGCTGGGCAATCTGACCGACCGCCTGCTGCGCGAGCCCGGGTTCCCCGTCGGTCACGTGGTGGACTTCATCAACACGCCGTGGATGATGCCGGCGATCTACAACGTCGCCGACATCTTCATCGTCACCATGATGATCTCGGTCGCGGCCCTCGTCCTGTTCGGTCCGCACCTGGACGGGACACCGCAGGAGCGCTCGCCCCGCAAGGGGGAACCGGCATCGGCCGATCCCGCCTCACGTTCAGAGCGCGCGGCCGACTGA
- the hisD gene encoding histidinol dehydrogenase, translating to MRTIDLRGQALAPAELLAAVPRAAGTREAAFTAASDIVADVAARGEASLREQAERFDGVTGHDIRVPAAHLDEALTGLAPDIRAALEEAIDRVRLGSAAQVPAEIVTMIRPGARIVQRWQPVRRVGLYVPGGKAVYPSSVVMNVVPAQIAGVAEVALASPPQREHGGRVHPVILAAARLLGVAEVYAMGGAGAIGAFAHGVTDIGLSPVDVVTGPGNNFVAAAKRAVAGLVGTDSEAGATEILIVADDSADADIVAADLISQAEHDEQASAVLVTTSPALADAVAAAVARRAAATRHATRVQTALAGAQSAIVLVDDQAAATAFSNAYAPEHLELHLADPRPEDFVHAGAIFVGRHTPVSLGDYLAGSNHVLPTGGQARYAAGLSASTFLRPQQVVTYDEQALADVRDAIVTLADAEDLPAHGEAVTARFSA from the coding sequence ATGCGCACCATCGATCTGCGGGGACAGGCTCTCGCCCCCGCCGAGCTGCTCGCTGCCGTTCCCCGTGCGGCGGGCACCCGCGAGGCGGCGTTCACCGCCGCGTCCGACATCGTCGCCGACGTCGCGGCGCGCGGCGAGGCGTCGCTGCGTGAGCAGGCGGAGCGATTCGACGGGGTCACCGGACACGACATCCGGGTGCCGGCCGCGCACCTCGATGAGGCGCTGACGGGCCTCGCCCCCGACATTCGCGCAGCGCTCGAGGAGGCGATCGACCGCGTGCGCCTCGGTTCGGCGGCGCAGGTCCCGGCGGAGATCGTCACCATGATCCGTCCCGGCGCGCGCATCGTGCAGCGGTGGCAGCCCGTACGTCGCGTGGGCCTGTACGTCCCCGGGGGCAAGGCCGTCTACCCGTCGAGCGTCGTGATGAACGTCGTCCCCGCGCAGATCGCCGGGGTCGCCGAGGTCGCACTCGCCTCGCCCCCGCAGCGTGAGCACGGTGGGCGGGTGCATCCCGTCATCCTCGCCGCCGCGCGACTTCTGGGCGTCGCCGAGGTCTACGCGATGGGCGGTGCCGGAGCGATCGGCGCCTTCGCCCACGGCGTCACCGACATCGGCCTGTCGCCTGTCGACGTGGTGACCGGACCCGGCAACAACTTCGTCGCAGCGGCCAAGCGCGCCGTCGCGGGTCTGGTCGGCACCGACTCCGAGGCCGGGGCCACGGAGATCCTCATCGTCGCGGACGATTCCGCTGACGCCGACATCGTCGCGGCTGACCTCATCAGTCAGGCAGAGCATGACGAGCAGGCATCCGCCGTCCTCGTCACCACGTCGCCCGCCCTCGCCGACGCCGTTGCGGCGGCGGTCGCGCGGAGGGCCGCCGCAACCCGTCATGCGACACGCGTGCAGACCGCCCTCGCCGGCGCGCAATCGGCCATCGTGCTGGTGGACGATCAGGCCGCCGCCACGGCGTTCAGCAACGCCTACGCCCCCGAGCACCTCGAACTCCACCTGGCCGATCCCCGCCCGGAGGACTTCGTCCACGCCGGCGCGATCTTCGTCGGTCGTCACACGCCGGTGAGTCTCGGCGACTACCTCGCAGGGAGCAACCATGTCCTCCCGACCGGGGGACAGGCCCGCTATGCGGCCGGGCTGTCGGCGTCGACATTCCTCCGGCCGCAGCAGGTGGTGACATACGACGAGCAGGCGCTGGCCGACGTGCGCGACGCGATCGTGACGCTGGCCGATGCCGAGGACCTCCCCGCGCACGGCGAGGCCGTGACCGCACGCTTCTCGGCGTAA